DNA sequence from the Antarctobacter heliothermus genome:
TGTAACGGCGCTGAAGAGGCTTTCTTAACGGCTGGCTGACAGGCTGGCGACGGCAACGGATCGGGAGAGCGTATATGCTCGGAATCATTGGTATCGTGGTGATCTTCGCCATGGTTTTCGGCGGCTACCTTGCCGCTGGCGGCAAGCTGGGGATCATCATCAAGGCGCTCCCGTTTGAGTTCATGATGATCGGGGGGGCCGCCACCGGCGCCTTTTTGATCAGCAATGACGGCGCAACGGTGAAGCACACGCTCAAAGACGTGGCCAAGGTCTTCAAGGGCGCAAAATGGAAACCCGAAGACTATCGAGATTTGCTTTGCTTGCTCTTCGAACTGATCCGGTTGGCCCGGCAGAACCCGGTCGCCATTGAAGAGCACGTCGAATCGCCAAAGGAATCCAACATCTTCGGAAAGTACCCCAAGATACTGGCGGACAAATACGCCATTGAACTGATCTGCGACACGATGCGATCCGTTTCGATGAACTATGACGATCCGCACCAGGTGGAAGAGGTTCTGGACAAACGGCTTGACGGAATGCAGCATCACGCCCTGCACTCCAGTCACGCGCTGCAATCCATGGCAGACGCCCTGCCAGCTCTCGGAATCGTTGCGGCGGTTCTAGGCGTGATCAAGACAATGGCGTCAATCGATCAGCCGCCCGAAGTATTGGGCAAGCTGATTGGTGGCGCGCTGGTTGGCACGTTTCTGGGCGTATTCCTAGCCTACGGGCTCGTCGGACCGTTTGCGACCAAGGTCAAGGCCGTCGCGGAAGAGGACCTTCAATTTTATCACCTGATCCGCGAAGTCCTGGTGGCCAATCTTCACAACCATGCAACCAACATCTGCATCGAAGTTGGTCGTCAGAATACGCCGGACCACTTCCGACCAAGCTTTGAGGATCTTGAAGAGGCGTTGAAATCGGTCAAACAGGAGGCCGCATGACCCGCTGGATTTTCTGGCTGCTGATTTTGCTCTTGCCGACCGTTACGGCGGCGCAAACCGTGACAGTGCGAAGCGGTGAACATGGGGAATTTACACGACTTGTCCTCGATGTTCCTGATGGAACTGACTGGGAACTGATACCTGATCAGGAGGCCGCGCGCGTTACGCTTTCATTGGGCTCTGGGCCGTACGAATTTGACACGTCGACAGTCTTCAACCGGATTGGAACTGAACGGATCGCCGGGTTAACGCCATCGGCGGATGGCCGAGGGCTAGATATAGGTTTGAGTTGTCAATGTGGTGCGGAAGCATTTGTATTAAGGGGAACCATGCTGGTGATCGACATTGCGCCATCTGATCCACTGGCGCAAATTGCTTCGTCCAGGGCCGTCTGGCGGGAATCCGAAACAACAGATCCTGTTCGGTCGCCTTTACTGCGTGAGTTTGCCCAAATCCGCTTCGGCGATGCCCCGCAGATCGGACCTCAATCGGAAGACGCGCGCCGTCTGCCCTATTTTGCGGACAGTGTGGCCGAGGATTTGGTCTCGTCCATCCTCAATTCCCGGGACGGGGGGCCGTCTGCGTCACGCGATCTTGGTAACCAACTCGCCGCGGACCTTGCCGTGGCGGCGACTCAGGGACTTTTGGATCCGGCTATCAGGTCTCCCGCTGCGCCCATACAGGTGGAGGATCGCCAACCCGACCCAGTGATTCCCGATGAGTTGTCAATTGACCCGGGTACTCTCGCAAGACGGCTTGCGGTAGGCCTGTCGGGTCTGGACCACCAAGCTTTGCAAAATGGACGGATTTCGGTCGGCGGTGAAGTGTGTGTCCATGACCGTGATCTTGCGATTGGCTCCTGGTCCCAAGCAGATGACGATCCAAACGTCATTCTGGCAGAAAGACGTGGCAAGGTTTTTGGAGAGTTTGATAGGATTGGGTCGAAATTTCTTCGGCAATATGCAACGTCGTTGCTGTACTATGGCTTTGGTGCCGAGGCACGCTCGGCACTTTCCCTGCAACCTGAAATGCAGGCCCCAACCCTTGTCGCGCTGTCGTATGTCGTCGATGGCGAACCGGACCCCACTGGCCTCTTCGATGGGTTGGCCGGATGTGACGGCGCAGCTGCGCTTTGGTCGGTCTTGTCGCTGCCTCCGTCGCCCGACGCTCCTAAAATCTCTGCTGCCGCCATCCTGCGCAATTTTGAGACCTTGCCGAAACATCTGCGGTCACATTTGGGGCCCAAGTTGGTCGATCACTTGTCCCGATCTGGCTACTCTGACGTCGCAAAAGATGTGCTGCGCCGCTTGCAGCGAATGGAAGGTGAGGAAACCGACAGTATTGCCTTGGGAAAAGCGCAACTGGCTCTAAAAGAAGGACGACATGGCGAGGCGGGAAAACGCCTACATGACCTTTCCGTTGCCGGCGGTCCTGAAGCGGCGAAGGCCGTTGCTGCGGCAATTGAACTTGCCGACGCGACGGACACGCCGGTGCCAACGCGTATCGTCGAATTGTCCGATGCTTTTGCAACAGAATTGCGCAACACAGAAGATGGCCAGAAACTCTGGAAATCGCACGTGCGTTCGCTGTTGATAAACGGTGCGTTCGACGCTGCGTTTGCCGAATTCGACGCCCCGCACGGCATGCCGCCAGAGGTTGTCGCATTTATGCAGCAAGTTGCCCTGAAGTTCCTTGTCGAGAGAGCAGATGACCTGACCTTTCTGAAGCTGGCAACTCTGTCGCTTGCAGACGGTTTGCACCCTGATCAATCCGCGACCGGGATCAATATCGCCGAGCGTTTCTTGTCCCTTGGCCTGCCTGACATCGCACTTGAACAGTTGGTCGTGACGACCGACGAGAACAATCTGCCAGAGTCCCGCACAGCCAGAGCGGCGGCGCTTCTCGCCCTTTCTCGCCCTGCAGAGGCCGAGATCATCTTGATTGGGCAACGCGGAGATCGGGTAGTGCGGTTGCGTGCCGAGGCGCGTCGCCAAATGGGCGACCATGTTTTTACCAAGGCCATATATGAGAGCATTGGTGATGGCCCCGCCGCTGTGGACGCCGCTTGGTTATCCGGTGACTGGGAGGATGTCGCCGAAAGCGACACTGCTCTAGCACCGGCAGCGGGCCTCATGCAAACTACGCCGGTTGCCTTTGATGCATCGGATTTGACCCTTTCCGCTGCAAATACCTTATCAGCGGCCAGCGCGCACTCTCGAGAGACACTTCGAGCGCTGCTGGATGCAACTTCTGTTCCAATTGAGGACTGAATTTTCCTTACGGTTTCTAAACTGTTCTGGCCTACCCAAGAAGGTATGGAAGACTGAATAGGAAGGCCAAGAAATGGCGCAGTCCCACATTCGGCGGAATGCTGACGTGGTCAGGATGGTTCAAACATCGGCACGGCTCGGAACAGGGATTCGGCACAACCCGCAGATCCGGGCGAGGTGCGAACCGAGGTCGACAAGCCCCGCCTTTGGTGTCGAGATCCTTGTTCTCTGCGCATCTGGTTTGTCTGCCACCCCTAAAATTTGCGTCAAATCAGGAGCGCTAGCAACCTGCCGCTCTCGTCAACGTGGAATGTAACCCACTCGGCAATGAGGGAGAGAGAATAAGTATACCTCCTCCTATCATTGGTCGGCCAGCAAACCGCCGTCGTCCGGCGTGACAGCGAGAAAGCAGCCCATGTCACCTTCTAGCCTCTTCAAACCCACTATCCTTATGGCGCTTGCGCTTATGGCAGTGATTGTCATGATGGTTTTGCCGGTCCCATCCTGGGTGTTGGATGTCGGTCTGGCTGCGTCGTTCGGCCTCGCCATTCTGATTTTTACGGTCACGCTGTTCATCGAACGCCCGCTTGATTTTTCCGCATTCCCGACGATTCTGCTGACCTCGCTGATGCTGCGGCTGTCGCTGAATGTCAGCTCAACCAAACTGATCATAGGTCAGGGGCATACCGGCACACACGCCGCAGGCGAGGTAATCGAAGGCTTTGCCAATTTCGTCATGGGGGGCAGTGTTTTTCTAGGGCTTGTCGTCTTCGGTGTCCTGATGATTGTTAACTTTGCCGTGATAACAAAAGGCTCAGCACGCATGGCTGAGGTTTCGGCACGCTTTGCCCTTGATGCTATGCCGGGGAAGCAACTGGCAATCGACGCGGACATGTCCGCGGGGGCGATCGACCATACAGAGGCTAAGCGCCGCCGTGAAACTGAACAACAAGAGACAACCTTTTTCGGGTCTCTCGACGGCGCGTCGAAATTCGTCAAGGGCGACGCAGTTGCCGGCCTTTTGATCACCATATTGAACCTCGTCATGGGGATCATCATGGGCACCGTAATGCATGGTATGCCGCTGAGTAGCGCGCTTGAAACTTATGCGATCCTGACCGTGGGTGACGGGTTGGTATCCCAAATTCCGGCTGTGATTATTTCGATTGCAGCGGGTCTCTTACTGGCACGTGGGGGGGCGACCGGGGCAACGGACGTTGCCGTGGCAGCCCAACTCGGGCGACATCCCTCGGCGCTCTTGGCGGTTGCCGTGCTGATGGTGCTTTTTGCGCTGGTTCCGGGCCTGCCCTTTGTGCCCTTCATTCTTGGCGGCGGGGTTCTTGGCGGGACGGCCTGGTGGTTGTCCAGACGCCCCCCTGAAACAGAAGACGGAGCAGAAGCTGCTGAGGAAGAGCCTGGGCCGCCCGTTCAACACATGGGCGACGTCCTTGATTTGGACGACATCCATGTCGAATTTGCACCCGATCTGGTCAATATGGTGTTGGATCCGGGCACTGGACTGGACGTCAGAATAGCCAACATGCGGCGTCACATTGCGTCAAATTTCGGCCTCGTCCTGCCAGAGATCCGCCTGACGGACGCCCCTTCTTTGCCGACCGGCACCTATGTGATCCGCATCCACGGAGTCGAAATGGCGCGGGGTGAGTTGAATCCCGACTTCGTTCTTGCACTTTTGCCGGAGTTCAGCGGTGCCCTGCCACAGGGACGTGACGTTACCGAACCAGTCTACGGTGCGCCCGCACGCTGGTTGCGTCCCGAGGATCAGGAAAAAGCCGCGATCACCGGAGCGACCATCGTCTCACCGACTGAGGTGTTGGCAACGCACTTGCTTGAAGTAATCCGCCGCAACTTTGGTCGACTTCTGACGTTGAAGGCGCTGCGCCGTCTGCTGGATGAAATGGTTTCTCTCAGCAATCAGTCCCGTGCCGAAGCAAATCGCAAGCTGCTGGATGAGCTGATCCCGGACAAAGTGCAAATCGACACCCTACTTCAGGTGCTGCGGCTCTTGTTGGATGAACAGGTTTCGGTGCGCAACCTACCACTGATCCTTGAGACAATCGCCGAAATGCGGGGCCAGCAATCCCAGGCCGAGGCTATCTGTGAACATGTGCGTCAGCGCCTAGGCTTTCAGCTTGTGGCAGGGATGCGACGCGATGACGGAACTATTCCACTCGTCCAACTTGCCCCGGAATGGGAAGAAACCTTTTTGTCGTACCAGGTCGAAAGTAGCCAAGGCGCGCTGGACGTTGCATTGCCGCCGGACAAGTTTGAGGCACTCACCAGCGGCTTGGCCGAAACCATTGGCGAAGCGGCTAACCGGGGCGTCTCTGCCGCCGTGGTCACCTCTGCCCGGCGCCGAAGATTCTTGCGCACGGTTATGGTTGCCAAGGGCCTCAATGCGCCGGTCATGTCCTATGAAGAAATTGGGTTGGAGGCACGGCCTGCACTGGTTGGGGTAGTGGCCGCGTGACCGCACTGCACCCTCTGATGGAACATTTTTCAGGCGGGCTGTGGCTTTCACTGGTGGTGTTTCTCCGGGTTGCAGCGACTCTTGCGGCCCTTCCCGGCTTGGGTGAACAGGTCATTTCCGTCCGAGTCCGTCTTGTCATCGCAATCATGTTGACTGTGATCGTCACGCCGGCCGTCGCACCGGGGATCGACCTGCCGGACCCAACGCTTGGTGCGTTTGTGATGGTGCTGGCCACGGAAACGCTCAGCGGGCTGTTTCTGGGAATAATGCTGCGGCTGTTCATTCTAGCCATTCAGACTGCTGGGGCAATGGCCGCGCAATCCACATCACTTTCGCAGCTATTGGGGGGATCGGGGCTCGATCCGCTGCCAGCTATTGGCCATATCCT
Encoded proteins:
- the flhA gene encoding flagellar biosynthesis protein FlhA, with product MSPSSLFKPTILMALALMAVIVMMVLPVPSWVLDVGLAASFGLAILIFTVTLFIERPLDFSAFPTILLTSLMLRLSLNVSSTKLIIGQGHTGTHAAGEVIEGFANFVMGGSVFLGLVVFGVLMIVNFAVITKGSARMAEVSARFALDAMPGKQLAIDADMSAGAIDHTEAKRRRETEQQETTFFGSLDGASKFVKGDAVAGLLITILNLVMGIIMGTVMHGMPLSSALETYAILTVGDGLVSQIPAVIISIAAGLLLARGGATGATDVAVAAQLGRHPSALLAVAVLMVLFALVPGLPFVPFILGGGVLGGTAWWLSRRPPETEDGAEAAEEEPGPPVQHMGDVLDLDDIHVEFAPDLVNMVLDPGTGLDVRIANMRRHIASNFGLVLPEIRLTDAPSLPTGTYVIRIHGVEMARGELNPDFVLALLPEFSGALPQGRDVTEPVYGAPARWLRPEDQEKAAITGATIVSPTEVLATHLLEVIRRNFGRLLTLKALRRLLDEMVSLSNQSRAEANRKLLDELIPDKVQIDTLLQVLRLLLDEQVSVRNLPLILETIAEMRGQQSQAEAICEHVRQRLGFQLVAGMRRDDGTIPLVQLAPEWEETFLSYQVESSQGALDVALPPDKFEALTSGLAETIGEAANRGVSAAVVTSARRRRFLRTVMVAKGLNAPVMSYEEIGLEARPALVGVVAA
- the motA gene encoding flagellar motor stator protein MotA, which gives rise to MLGIIGIVVIFAMVFGGYLAAGGKLGIIIKALPFEFMMIGGAATGAFLISNDGATVKHTLKDVAKVFKGAKWKPEDYRDLLCLLFELIRLARQNPVAIEEHVESPKESNIFGKYPKILADKYAIELICDTMRSVSMNYDDPHQVEEVLDKRLDGMQHHALHSSHALQSMADALPALGIVAAVLGVIKTMASIDQPPEVLGKLIGGALVGTFLGVFLAYGLVGPFATKVKAVAEEDLQFYHLIREVLVANLHNHATNICIEVGRQNTPDHFRPSFEDLEEALKSVKQEAA